ACAGTACCCTTGGATTTGCATCCCATCCTGACCAATACAAACCAGGCAGAAATCGATCGCCTCCTACATCACAGCTTCCTTGAAAACCCCGTTGAAGCTTCGATCAATGTGTTTCTTATCGATACTGGAGACAACCAGGTGTTGGTAGACACAGGTTCAGGGGAATTGTTTGGGGAATTGGGCGGCAAGCTACCGATGTCGTTACAGGCAGCAGGCTATACAGCCGACGAGATCGATATTGTTCTCATTACTCATATCAGCACTTTTTGCCCAATGTCATTTAGAAAATTTTGCGGCACAGCCAGCTTCTCCAGGCTGCGGTTGCTGCGTGTTC
Above is a genomic segment from Pseudanabaena sp. FACHB-2040 containing:
- a CDS encoding MBL fold metallo-hydrolase, which produces MIIATSIMLPGITAEVLPGITAEKTAKPQVPGVYQFELGDFTITALSDGTVPLDLHPILTNTNQAEIDRLLHHSFLENPVEASINVFLIDTGDNQVLVDTGSGELFGELGGKLPMSLQAAGYTADEIDIVLITHISTFCPMSFRKFCGTASFSRLRLLRVL